The Thermoanaerobacterium thermosaccharolyticum DSM 571 region TAGATAAAAGCCAGGCTTCAAGTTCCACATCCTCAAATAAACAGTCAGAAGCTAAGACAGCATTATCAAGTGGATTGTTTTCATCTTATAGGCAAGACAGAGATGTCAATAGGAGCCGCAGTTTGGAAGCATTGCAAGAAATAGTAAATAATAAAAATACTAGCCAAGAGACTAGAGATGAAGCACAGAAACAGATTATCAAGTTAACTGAAACAAATCAAAAAGAATTGATTTTAGAAAATTTAATTAAAGCAAAGGGATTTCAAGACGCTATAGTATTAATAGACAATAATACAGCGAATGTTATAGTACAAGCAGATAAATTGTCTGAGGATGAAGTTGCAAAAATTCAAGATGTAGTTTCACAGCAAACTGGCTTTCCTCTTGATAACATAAAAATCATGAACAGAATGAATTAGTTATAATTGTAAAATACATGGTTGTCTGCTATAATATTTATTGAAAGGAAGTGTTATTATGGAGGAAAATATAAGCCAAGAGCTTGAATTTGGTACAATTAAAATATCAGATGATGTGGTTGCGGTAATAGCTGGATTAGCTGCAACAGAAGTTCCTGGTGTTGCAGGAATGAGTGGTGGTGTTGTGAACGGCATTACTGAAATGCTTGGGCGTAAAAATTTATCAAAAGGCGTCAAGGTTCAAGTCGGAGAAAAGGAAGCTGCAGTTGATTTGTATATTGTAGTTGACTATGGGGTAAGAATACCTGAAATTGCATGGAATGTCCAAGAGAATGTAAAAAAGGCGATAGAAACAATGACTGGCCTTAAAGCAGTCGAAGTAAATATACATGTTCAAGGTGTTAACATGGAAAAAGAACAAAAATCTAAAGAACCACCTAAAGAAAATAAATAGTATTTAAACCCTCTTATCGCAGAGGGTTAATTTTAGTATGGAGGAACAATATATAAAATGAAATTAGTTGATAAAACGTTGTTAATGATATTTATAATTATCATAATGGCACTATCCATTTTATTCATTGGCTTTGGGTTTAATTTAGTCGATCCGTATAAGTTTATAAAAATATTTCAACTTAAAGGTCAAAACTATATCTACAGTGTAGCGGGTATACTTCTTATAATTTCTTGTATAATTTTTATTATGTCTGAACTAAACAAGAAATCTGATTCTGTAGCTTCGATTATTTTAACTAGCAATTATGGCAATATTTCTGTTTCATTTAATACTATTGCTAATCTTGTAGAGAAAAAAGCAAGAACACATGATGGAATAAATACACAAAAGATCTATGTTTCAAAAGTTAAAGAGAAAATATCAATTTCTATTGATGTAACTGTTTCACCAGACGTGAATATACCAGAGGTTGCTGAAAAACTTCAAAAAGATGTAAAAAGTTATATAGAGAATACGACAGCTGTTTATATCGATAGTATAAAAGTAAATGTAGTAAATTTGAGTTCAACTTTGAAAATGAGGGTAGAATAATTATGAGCAGAGAAGAATTGCTGGTATTAATTCGTAGCCATTTTGGAAAAATAGTAGGGATCTTACTTGGACTTATTATATCTTTATTTATTATCTTTTTAGGTTTTATTAAAACTTTGTTTATTTGCTTATGTACTTTTTTAGGTTATTATATTGGATATAAATTTGATTCTGGAACTTTAAATGATTTTAGTGATTTTATATATAGATTGATTGGAAAATTAAATAAGAGGAGTTGAAAGATGTGAATAGAACTCAAGCAAGAGAGTGGTTAGTAAAGCTATTGTATCAATTTGATGTATCAAAGTCTGAACCTCCTGACATTTTAAATAGATTTTTTGAGAGTAATGATCCTGAAGAAGAAAAAGATTATATAGAAAAAACATTTTATGGGATAGTTGAAAATGTGAATAATATTGACGATAGGATAAAGAAGTATCTTAAAAATTGGGATATTAATAGAATTGCAAAAATTGATTTGGCAATAATAAGGTGCAGCTTCTATGAAATATTATATTGTGATGACATACCTAATAGCGTTTCCATTAATGAAGCAGTTGAGATAGCAAAAAAGTACAGCACTGAGAAATCGCCGTCTTTTATAAATGGAATTCTGGGAAGTTTAGTAAAAGATTTTAATAATAATGGTGATAATTATGATAATTGATGGTAAAGTGATTGCAAAAAGAATAAGAGAAAATATAAAGGCAGAAATTCAAGAAAACAATTATAAGCCAAAGCTTGCAATTCTCATTGCTGGAAATGATAGCGCATCCAAAATATATGCAAATGCTAAAGTTAAAGCTTGTGCAGGTGTAGGGATTGATGCTGAAGTATTTTGCTTTAGCGATAGTGAAGAAGGGAAATTTTTAAAGAAGTTAGAGGAGTTAAATGTCGATGAGAATATACATGGCATAATTGTAGAAATGCCTCTTCCAAAATCATTTAATTCACAAAGAACTTATGATATTATTAATCCTCTTAAAGATGTTGATTGCATATCTACTTATAACATGGGACGGTTATTTGCTGGTAATCCTCTCTACTTGCCTTGTACACCACATGCAATATTGACGATTTTAAAACAATTAGATATAAACTTTACTGGAAAACATGCTGTTATCGTAGGAAGAAGTAATATATTAGGGAAACCAGTTGCCAAGCTTATGCTGGATCTCGATATGACAGTAACTCAGTGCCATTCTAAAACTGTAGATTTGCAAAAATACACTAAGATGGCAGATGTGCTTATATTGGCAGCAGGAAAGAAAAATCTTATTAATGGGGATATGATAAAAGAAGGGGTTATTTTAATCGATGCTGGAATAAATGAGTATGACGGTAAGATATATGGAGATTGTGATTTTCAAAGTGCAGAAAATCGTTGCTTATACATAACACCTGTTCCAGGCGGCGTTGGCCCGGTTACAACGTCTATGGTTTTACTAAATACGTTGGAGGCATATAAGAATGCTATTAAAAACACTTACAGTAAAACAAGTCAATGACTATTTAAAAAGCATAGTTGGCAGTGACATAATATTAAAACATATAATGATAAAGGGTGAAATATCGAATTTGCATTTTAGGGGACAAGCATTGTATTTTACATTAGTGGATGAATATTCATCTTTAAAATGTGTTATGTTTGAGGAATATGTTAATGATTTAAACATCGACGTAAAAAATGGCATGTCTGTTATTGCAACAGGTAGAATATCTGTTTATGAAAAAAGTGGTGCGTTCGAATTGCTTGTTTCTAAAATTGATGTTGAGGGAGCAGGCGCGCTTTTTTTATCTTTTGAAAAATTAAAACAGAAGCTTAGAAATGAGGGATTATTCGATTCTGGTAAAAAGAAACCAATTCCTAAGAATCCTAATAAAATTGGCGTAATAACGTCGCCAACAGGCGCAGCAATCCATGACATAATAAATATTTTAAGACGAAGGAAACCATCCATAGATATATTGGTGGTTCCAATTTTGGTCCAGGGCAGCTCAGCTTCATTGGAGATTGAAGAAGCAATAAAGAAGGTAAATAGAAGAAATGATGTGGACTTAATTATATTAGGAAGAGGTGGAGGCTCATTTGAAGATTTTTACCCATTTAATGAAGAAAGAGTAGCAAGAGCTATTTATAATTCTAGAATACCTATAATATCTGCTGTCGGACATGAGACCGATTTTACGATTGCTGATTTTGTTGCTGATTTAAGAGCACCGACACCATCTGCTGCAGCCGAATTAGCTGTAACTGATGTTAATATTTATAATGAAAAAATAGAAAATTATAAAAGGAGTTTATATCATTATGCAATGTCTATAATTATAAATAAAAGGCATCATTTAAATAGTTTAAAAAAATCAATTATGAGTAAAAATCCAATTGTCAAAAATCAGCAGTTAAAAATACGGTTAAATAGTTTAAATAGGATTATGGAAGACAGTATTTACAGCGTTATAAACAATAAAAAGTTTAAATATATAAGTTTGATTGACAAATTAAATACTTTAAGTCCTTTAAATGTTTTAAAGCGTGGTTATACTTTGACAATGGATAAAGATAATGTAAGGCCAATTACAAAAGTCGAGAATCTTTCTGCCAATGATAAAATATACGTGTTATTTGAAGATGGTGAAGCTAAATGTACTGTTAATGAGGTGAGAATATATGAACGATAATATAGATTTTGAGAAAAATATGGACAAGTTGGAGGAGATAGTTAAAAAGCTAGAAAAGGGAAATTTGCCATTAGAAGAATCTTTTAAACTATTTAAAGAAGGTCTTTTATTATCCCAAAAATTAAATAATGTACTAAATGATATTGAAGGCAAGATTACTATGCTCATCAATAACGATGAAGAAGTACCTTTTAACTTAGAGGAGGACAAAGATGTTTGATGACATTCTTATGGAAAAGATTGAATATATTAATAATGGATTAAATAAGCTATTAGATATAGATGATAAACCGGAAATTTTGTATGATGCAATGAGGTACAGTGTTTTTGCTGGTGGGAAAAGGCTTCGACCAGTATTATGCATATCATCATGCGAACTTGTTGGCGGAGATAGAGATGATGCACTGCCGGTTGCTTGCGCCATAGAATTTATACATACATACTCATTAATACATGATGATTTGCCGGCTATGGATAATGATGACTTAAGGCGTGGAAAACCTACCAATCACAAGGTTTATGGTGAAGCACTTGCAATTCTTGCCGGAGATGCTTTATTAAATTACGGATTCGAGGTATTAATACATCATGCGTTAGATTCAGCAAATTGTCAAAATATATTGAGAGCAACAGAGGAGATTGCACATGCTGCAGGATGTCATGGCATGATAGGTGGCCAAGTTGTTGATTTATTGTCGGAGAATAAAAACATAACTGAAGAAGAATTAAAATTTATGCATGACCATAAAACAGGTGCGTTGATAAAGGCTTCTGTTGTTGCTGGCGCAATAATGGGTGGAGCTGATGATGAGACAATTAAAAAATTAAGTGATTATGCTGAATATATAGGTTTGGCATTTCAGATAAAAGATGATATTTTAGATGTTTTAGGTGATGAATCAAAGCTTGGGAAAAATGTAAAAAGTGATTTAGAAAACGGTAAGTCAACGTTTGTAAGTGTATTTGGACTTCAGCGATCTATAAGCTTAGTTAAAGAATTAACTGCAAGTGCAATTAGAATATTAGATGATTTTGGAGAGAAGAGCGAATTTTTAAAAAGCCTTACTAAATATATGGCAGATAGAGATAGCTAAAGTATAACATAGCATATGTTAAATTAATATATGTAGTATATTTTTAGACATTATCAACACTCATTAGAAGCAAAAGCTGAACAATTATGATATTTGATAGTGTTAAATAAAAATGTTATAATCAATATCGACATGAAGTGGTGCAGTATCCTAGTCGGTATTGTTAATTCTGAAGACGGGCCTAAAAATCCGTTAAAGGCATATCGATGAAGTTCCTGGTGCTGGCTTTTGATGCCCAATCGAGGGCTCGTGCTGGGAGTTAAGAAAAGAGGGGCAACCTGCAATGGCATGTGGGCATTGACCCCCTTTTCGTGGAGACCTATTCACGTGGCATGATGCTACGGTATAGGGTGAACCTACCATGCGGTAATAAAGCTGTGGGTAGTGTAGCCTGCCTTGAGTGATTAAGGTGGTTATCAGACTGAACTTTAACTTAATGAGCTCTTAAGTTAAAGCTATTGCTGATGAAACCTTAATTGCAAAAGAGGATAGGAATTAACAAACCGTCGAGGAAAGCTCCTAGGCTGCTCGAACGAGGCATATTGAGGATTACAGTGTGGACTAAGTGGTAATCCAGTCATACCATTGGCGACAAGGTAGATTCAGGCTTAAAGGGAAACCGCCAAATGGCGACAGTTGGTGCCTGAATGGGAAATCCTGCTGGACCTAAGCCACAAAATTTACTCAATATGCTACCACTTCAATACATAGGGAGGATTTTTTTTAATGCGCTCAAAAAAACTTAATATAAATTATAAGTGGACTATAAATGCTTTTATTTTTAGCTTTGTGTTGGCAGTTATTATGAATTTTTCTTCAGATATCTTATTGAAAAAAAGCAATATAATAATTGCTTTTTTTGTATTATTAGTTATTGTGTTTACAGGAATTTTATTTGATATTATAGGTATTGCTGTTGCAACTGGTACTGAAGAGCCTTTTCATTCGATGGCGTCAAATAAAGTTTTTGGTGCGAAACAATCTATTAAATTGATACGAAATGCAGATATTGTTACAAATTTTTGTAATGATATAATCGGTGATATATGCGGAATTGTGTCTGGTGCTGCTTTAACCAGTATTATTACAAAATTATCTTTGTCTGGTGCAAGAAGTACTGTATACGCAACTATTTTTGGAGGAATATTATCTGCCGTAACAATTGGTGGCAAAGCTTTAGGGAAAAATTTTGGTATGCATAAGAGTCAGTCTATCATATTTGCTGTTGGCATATTTCTAGCCTGGATCGAAAAATATACAGGTGTAGATTTTTTTCCTTCTAATTCTAAAAGGAATAAAAAATAGAAAGTGAGTGGGCGTGATGCTCGAAAGAATTAATACACCAAACGATATAAAAAAATACAGTGTAGCTGAACTAGAAGCTTTATCAAAAGAGATACGTAGTTTTTTAATAGAACAAATATCAAAGACAGGTGGACATCTTGCATCCAATCTTGGGGTTGTTGAGTTAACAATTGCACTTCATTATGTATTTGATTCACCTACAGATAAAATTATTTGGGATGTTGGTCACCAAAGCTATGTACATAAGATTTTAACTGGAAGGCGTGATTTATTTGATGGTTTAAGAAAATTTGGAGGATTATCAGGATTTCCAAAAAGAAACGAAAGCGTACATGATATATTTGAGACAGGCCATAGCAGTACATCAATATCTGCCGCTTTAGGGATAGCAAAAGCAAGGGATCTAAATAACGAAAAATATTCTGTTATATCTGTTATTGGAGATGGTGCACTTACTGGTGGCATGGCTTTTGAGGCTTTAAATGATGCTGGCAGATCAAAAACTAACCTAATTGTGATATTGAATCACAATGAAATGTCAATATCAAAAAATGTTGGAAGTCTTTCGCTGTATTTAAGTAAATTGAGAACGGATCCCAATTATTTTAAGTTAAAACGGGATTTGGAGAATATATTAAATTTGATACCTCCAATAGGCAAAAGCATTCACAAATCTATAGAAAAGATTAAAGATTCCATAAAACAATTATTTGTTCCCGGCATGTTTTTTGAAGAGATGGGATTTACATATTTAGGACCTATTGATGGCCATGACCTTGATTCTCTAATTGACGTATTAAAAAGGGCAAAAAAAATGGAAGGGCCGATATTTATACATGTAATAACAAAAAAAGGCAAAGGTTATGTGTTTGCTGAAGAGAATCCTGATAAATTTCATTCAGCAGTTCCATTTAATATAAATACAGGCGAGTTTAAGAAAAAAAATTATGATACATATTCTGATGTATTTGGTAAAACTTTAACAGATTTGGCTACGAAAAATGATAAAATTGTAGCGATAACTGCTGCAATGCCTGATGGTACGGGATTAAACTATTTTGCTGAAAAGTTTCCCAACAGATTTTATGATGTAGGAATAGCCGAGCAACATGCAGCCACATTCGCAGCGGGTATGGCCATCAATGGCTATAAGCCATATTTTGCTGTATATTCAACGTTTTTGCAAAGAGCATTTGACCAAGTAATACATGATATATGTATACAAAATTTGCCTGTAGTTTTGGCGATAGATAGAGCTGGTCTTGTAGGAGAAGATGGTGAAACACATCAAGGTGTGTTTGATGTTTCATTTTTAAGGATGATACCGAACATGACTATTATGGCTCCTAAAGATGCCAATGAATTTGTTGAAATGATTAAATTATCAAGTATGATGCAGGGACCTTGCGCAATAAGGTATCCAAAAGGAAATGCAGGTGATTATGATAGCAAAAGAAAAGTGAGCTTTAAATTAGGCAAAGCTGAAGTTATACGCGAAGGTAGTAATGTGGCTATTTTTGCACTTGGTAGGATGGTTAATATTGCAATAGATGCTATAGATAAACTTCAAAAAAATTCTGTAAATCCATATTTAGTGAATCTAAGATTCGTAAAGCCCCTTGATATTGAGACGATCTTGGGGATTTCAAAAAAAGTTGATTATATATTTACTGTTGAAGATAATGTAATAGTAGGCGGTGTAGGCAGTGCTATATTAGAGCTTCTTAGCGATAACAAGATTTATAAAAAGTTCTATAGATTTGGTTTTCCAGATAAATTTATTGAGCATGGCGATGTGGATAGCTTATTTAAAAAGTATAGATTAGATAGTGATTCTCTGGCAGAAAAAATTATTGAATTGGTGATATCATGAAGGAAAAAGAAAGAGCAGATATATTATTAGTGAAGAAAGGTTTTTTTACATCTCGCGAAAAGGCTAAAGCTTCAATTATGGCAGGAGAAATATTTGCAGATGGCAAAAGGGTAAATAAGGCTGGAGATATAATCAGCGTTAATTCAATACTGGAAGTAAAAGGTAAATCCAACCCTTATGTTAGTCGTGGAGGTTTAAAGCTTGAGAAAGCGATAAAATATTTTAAAATTGATGTAAAAGATAAAATCGCAATGGATGTTGGAGCATCTACTGGTGGATTTACAGATTGTTTATTAAAAAATGGTGCTAGAAAGGTATATGCTATTGATGTTGGATATGGCCAGCTAGATTGGAGCTTAAGAAATGATAAACGTGTTGTAAACATGGAAAGAACTAATATACGTTATCTTAATGATTTACCTGATGTTGTCGATATAGTGACTATAGATGTGTCTTTTATATCACTTGCTATTGTAATACCGGCAATTAAGAAATTCTTGAAAAATGATGGTGAATTAGTATCTCTCATAAAGCCGCAATTTGAAGCTGGGAGAGAAAAAGTTGGGAAAAATGGTGTTGTAAAGGACCGAAGCGTCCATATAGAAGTTATAAATAAAGTTATTGATGTATTAAGAGGACTATCATTTGGTATTCAGGGAATTACTTTTTCTCCTATAAAAGGCCCAGAGGGAAATATTGAGTATTTAATTTATGCAAAAAATAATGATACCAATTTCATTGAAATTGATGTTGAAAAATTAGTAGAAATGTCGCATGATATACTTAATAAAAATAAAAAGTTATAAAAAGAAGGATATTTAAAAATTTTGTAGAATTATGAATTTAAGTTTTTAAATATGTGGTGATTGAATGAAAAATATTTGCGTTATACCTAATGTACACAAAGATAAAAATTTAAGGATGACCCAAAGTCTTGTCAGCTGGATTATTGAACATGGTAATAATCCTGTTTTAAATGAAGTTATTGCATCGAAAATTGGTTATGCTGAATATGGCAAAAGTACTTCAGAAATTTTTGAAGTCAGCGATTTCATTGTAGTTTTAGGTGGTGATGGTACGATTTTAAACGTTGCCAGACAATGTGCATCATATTCGACTCCAATTCTCGGCGTTAATTTAGGACATCTGGGATTTTTAGCAGAGGTTGACAATGAAAATGTATATGAAGCGGTAGAAAAGATAATCAAAGGGGAATTTTCAATTGATAAAAGGATGATGTTGGAAGCAAGTGTTGTTAAAGATAATATGGAAGTAGTTAATTTTATTGCTTTAAATGATATTGTTGTAACTAGGGGTTCTTTTTCCAGGATGGTAAAATTAAAAGCATTTGTAAATGAACAATATGTGAATACTTATTTAGCAGACGGAATTATTATATCCAGTCCAACAGGTTCAACTGCATATTCTTTATCTGCAGGAGGGCCTATCGTGTATCCGAACCTAGAATTGTTTGTCATAACACCAATATGTCCTCATACATTGCATTCGCGCTCAATAATTGTATCAGAAAAAGATAGAGTAAAGCTTGTAATAGTGGGAGAGAATCAAGATGTAATGATAACAACCGATGGACAGCAGGGTTATAAACTAGACAGTGGTGATACTATTTATATAAGGAAGAGTAATAAATATACTAATTTAATACGACTTAAAAATACAAATTTCTTCGATTTATTGCGTAGCAAGTTATCAGAGAGAAATATTAACATATAACAAGGAGTGTAAGAATGATGAAGTTA contains the following coding sequences:
- a CDS encoding Asp23/Gls24 family envelope stress response protein → MEENISQELEFGTIKISDDVVAVIAGLAATEVPGVAGMSGGVVNGITEMLGRKNLSKGVKVQVGEKEAAVDLYIVVDYGVRIPEIAWNVQENVKKAIETMTGLKAVEVNIHVQGVNMEKEQKSKEPPKENK
- the xseB gene encoding exodeoxyribonuclease VII small subunit, which gives rise to MNDNIDFEKNMDKLEEIVKKLEKGNLPLEESFKLFKEGLLLSQKLNNVLNDIEGKITMLINNDEEVPFNLEEDKDV
- a CDS encoding DUF2273 domain-containing protein, giving the protein MSREELLVLIRSHFGKIVGILLGLIISLFIIFLGFIKTLFICLCTFLGYYIGYKFDSGTLNDFSDFIYRLIGKLNKRS
- a CDS encoding polyprenyl synthetase family protein, encoding MFDDILMEKIEYINNGLNKLLDIDDKPEILYDAMRYSVFAGGKRLRPVLCISSCELVGGDRDDALPVACAIEFIHTYSLIHDDLPAMDNDDLRRGKPTNHKVYGEALAILAGDALLNYGFEVLIHHALDSANCQNILRATEEIAHAAGCHGMIGGQVVDLLSENKNITEEELKFMHDHKTGALIKASVVAGAIMGGADDETIKKLSDYAEYIGLAFQIKDDILDVLGDESKLGKNVKSDLENGKSTFVSVFGLQRSISLVKELTASAIRILDDFGEKSEFLKSLTKYMADRDS
- the dxs gene encoding 1-deoxy-D-xylulose-5-phosphate synthase encodes the protein MLERINTPNDIKKYSVAELEALSKEIRSFLIEQISKTGGHLASNLGVVELTIALHYVFDSPTDKIIWDVGHQSYVHKILTGRRDLFDGLRKFGGLSGFPKRNESVHDIFETGHSSTSISAALGIAKARDLNNEKYSVISVIGDGALTGGMAFEALNDAGRSKTNLIVILNHNEMSISKNVGSLSLYLSKLRTDPNYFKLKRDLENILNLIPPIGKSIHKSIEKIKDSIKQLFVPGMFFEEMGFTYLGPIDGHDLDSLIDVLKRAKKMEGPIFIHVITKKGKGYVFAEENPDKFHSAVPFNINTGEFKKKNYDTYSDVFGKTLTDLATKNDKIVAITAAMPDGTGLNYFAEKFPNRFYDVGIAEQHAATFAAGMAINGYKPYFAVYSTFLQRAFDQVIHDICIQNLPVVLAIDRAGLVGEDGETHQGVFDVSFLRMIPNMTIMAPKDANEFVEMIKLSSMMQGPCAIRYPKGNAGDYDSKRKVSFKLGKAEVIREGSNVAIFALGRMVNIAIDAIDKLQKNSVNPYLVNLRFVKPLDIETILGISKKVDYIFTVEDNVIVGGVGSAILELLSDNKIYKKFYRFGFPDKFIEHGDVDSLFKKYRLDSDSLAEKIIELVIS
- a CDS encoding TlyA family RNA methyltransferase, which translates into the protein MKEKERADILLVKKGFFTSREKAKASIMAGEIFADGKRVNKAGDIISVNSILEVKGKSNPYVSRGGLKLEKAIKYFKIDVKDKIAMDVGASTGGFTDCLLKNGARKVYAIDVGYGQLDWSLRNDKRVVNMERTNIRYLNDLPDVVDIVTIDVSFISLAIVIPAIKKFLKNDGELVSLIKPQFEAGREKVGKNGVVKDRSVHIEVINKVIDVLRGLSFGIQGITFSPIKGPEGNIEYLIYAKNNDTNFIEIDVEKLVEMSHDILNKNKKL
- a CDS encoding bifunctional 5,10-methylenetetrahydrofolate dehydrogenase/5,10-methenyltetrahydrofolate cyclohydrolase: MIIDGKVIAKRIRENIKAEIQENNYKPKLAILIAGNDSASKIYANAKVKACAGVGIDAEVFCFSDSEEGKFLKKLEELNVDENIHGIIVEMPLPKSFNSQRTYDIINPLKDVDCISTYNMGRLFAGNPLYLPCTPHAILTILKQLDINFTGKHAVIVGRSNILGKPVAKLMLDLDMTVTQCHSKTVDLQKYTKMADVLILAAGKKNLINGDMIKEGVILIDAGINEYDGKIYGDCDFQSAENRCLYITPVPGGVGPVTTSMVLLNTLEAYKNAIKNTYSKTSQ
- the amaP gene encoding alkaline shock response membrane anchor protein AmaP, which produces MKLVDKTLLMIFIIIIMALSILFIGFGFNLVDPYKFIKIFQLKGQNYIYSVAGILLIISCIIFIMSELNKKSDSVASIILTSNYGNISVSFNTIANLVEKKARTHDGINTQKIYVSKVKEKISISIDVTVSPDVNIPEVAEKLQKDVKSYIENTTAVYIDSIKVNVVNLSSTLKMRVE
- a CDS encoding SpoIIIAH-like family protein, which encodes MMYLKKKSIAIASLVLLIAIAFVINYSYQNGINKNASSKSNNLNTQSVDKSQASSSTSSNKQSEAKTALSSGLFSSYRQDRDVNRSRSLEALQEIVNNKNTSQETRDEAQKQIIKLTETNQKELILENLIKAKGFQDAIVLIDNNTANVIVQADKLSEDEVAKIQDVVSQQTGFPLDNIKIMNRMN
- the nusB gene encoding transcription antitermination factor NusB, with protein sequence MNRTQAREWLVKLLYQFDVSKSEPPDILNRFFESNDPEEEKDYIEKTFYGIVENVNNIDDRIKKYLKNWDINRIAKIDLAIIRCSFYEILYCDDIPNSVSINEAVEIAKKYSTEKSPSFINGILGSLVKDFNNNGDNYDN
- a CDS encoding NAD(+)/NADH kinase produces the protein MKNICVIPNVHKDKNLRMTQSLVSWIIEHGNNPVLNEVIASKIGYAEYGKSTSEIFEVSDFIVVLGGDGTILNVARQCASYSTPILGVNLGHLGFLAEVDNENVYEAVEKIIKGEFSIDKRMMLEASVVKDNMEVVNFIALNDIVVTRGSFSRMVKLKAFVNEQYVNTYLADGIIISSPTGSTAYSLSAGGPIVYPNLELFVITPICPHTLHSRSIIVSEKDRVKLVIVGENQDVMITTDGQQGYKLDSGDTIYIRKSNKYTNLIRLKNTNFFDLLRSKLSERNINI
- the xseA gene encoding exodeoxyribonuclease VII large subunit, whose translation is MLLKTLTVKQVNDYLKSIVGSDIILKHIMIKGEISNLHFRGQALYFTLVDEYSSLKCVMFEEYVNDLNIDVKNGMSVIATGRISVYEKSGAFELLVSKIDVEGAGALFLSFEKLKQKLRNEGLFDSGKKKPIPKNPNKIGVITSPTGAAIHDIINILRRRKPSIDILVVPILVQGSSASLEIEEAIKKVNRRNDVDLIILGRGGGSFEDFYPFNEERVARAIYNSRIPIISAVGHETDFTIADFVADLRAPTPSAAAELAVTDVNIYNEKIENYKRSLYHYAMSIIINKRHHLNSLKKSIMSKNPIVKNQQLKIRLNSLNRIMEDSIYSVINNKKFKYISLIDKLNTLSPLNVLKRGYTLTMDKDNVRPITKVENLSANDKIYVLFEDGEAKCTVNEVRIYER